The DNA window CCAAAGTGATAGCAGGTTACGAGGGAAATCAGGAGTGGATAATTGCTGCTAACGGCATGGTGGTTGCCCCCAGCAGTCTCTGAGCGATGGGGCAAATACGTGCCGAAAAAAAACTAGGGCGGCAAAACTAGCTGGAGAGCCTTCTGCTCCAGGTTAGCTAAATAAGCTGCAGGGGAACGTCGAAAATGCCGTTGTTGATTGC is part of the Leptolyngbya sp. CCY15150 genome and encodes:
- a CDS encoding fatty acid desaturase, whose product is MPHRSETAGGNHHAVSSNYPLLISLVTCYHFGYHWEHHEYPNLPWYKLPSVRQHP